One region of Mobula birostris isolate sMobBir1 chromosome 24, sMobBir1.hap1, whole genome shotgun sequence genomic DNA includes:
- the gpr142 gene encoding probable G-protein coupled receptor 142: MVEVHNMTSPDLWQEGGESENSPCMLGALPIIYYSGLLCLGLPVNILNVIVLSHLAIKTQKSSYCYLLSLSASDILTQFFIIFIGFILKTAILQRKIPDPLAHTISVLEFAANHASIWITVVMTIDRYYALCHPLRYRMVSYPERTHRVIAMVFAMALITGIPFYWWSDMWRVSNPPTVLDQVLIWIHCFIIYFIPCSLFLIVNSLIVYKLKKKAPANRSGKTTAILLTVTTVFAILWAPRTVVVIYHLYVSSANRNWKVHLMLDLANMLAMLSTAINFFLYCFVSKQFRVTVKEVILSFCKH; encoded by the exons ATGGTTGAAGTGCACAACATGACCTCCCCTGACCTCTGGCAGGAAGGAGGTGAATCAGAGAATTCACCGTGCATGCTTGGAGCCCTTCCCATCATTTACTACAGCGGCCTGCTCTGTTTGGGCTTACCAg TGAATATTCTGAACGTAATTGTCCTCTCCCATCTGGCCATCAAGACACAGAAATCCTCCTACTgctaccttctctctctctctgcttccgACATCCTCACTCAGTTCTTCATCATCTTTATTGGCTTCATCCTGAAGACGGCTATTCTCCAGCGCAAAATTCCCGACCCACTGGCGCACACAATCAGCGTCCTGGAATTTGCGGCCAATCACGCTTCCATCTGGATTACAGTGGTGATGACGATCGATCGGTATTATGCCCTTTGTCACCCCCTGAGATACCGCATGGTGTCATACCCAGAACGTACCCACAGAGTAATAGCAATGGTCTTTGCAATGGCTTTAATCACGGGCATCCCGTTTTACTGGTGGTCTGATATGTGGCGAGTCAGTAACCCACCCACCGTTTTGGACCAAGTTCTGATATGGATCCATTGCTTCATTATCTACTTCATTCCGTGCTCACTATTTCTCATCGTCAACTCACTGATCGTCTACAAGCTGAAGAAGAAAGCTCCGGCCAACCGTTCAGGGAAGACTACCGCGATTCTTCTCACAGTTACTACCGTTTTCGCCATTCTCTGGGCACCTCGGACCGTGGTTGTTATCTACCACCTGTACGTTTCTTCAGCTAACAGGAACTGGAAGGTCCACCTGATGCTCGACCTGGCCAACATGCTGGCCATGTTAAGCACCGCAATCAACTTCTTTCTGTACTGCTTTGTGAGCAAGCAGTTCCGCGTAACGGTGAAGGAGGTAATCCTGTCCTTCTGCAAGCACTGA